One Glycine max cultivar Williams 82 chromosome 6, Glycine_max_v4.0, whole genome shotgun sequence DNA segment encodes these proteins:
- the LOC100807760 gene encoding uncharacterized protein, translated as MVCFCFLVDQTKKVKQSKPVAGSCSRCGGGASVADMITQTRFCFVPFYWKSWKAIMCTFCGAMLKSYR; from the coding sequence ATGGTGtgcttttgttttcttgtgGATCAGACAAAGAAAGTGAAGCAGAGCAAGCCGGTGGCGGGGTCGTGCTCGCGGTGCGGCGGCGGTGCCAGCGTGGCGGACATGATTACTCAAACGAGATTCTGCTTCGTTCCTTTCTATTGGAAATCTTGGAAGGCTATTATGTGCACTTTCTGTGGAGCCATGCTAAAGTCTTATAGATGA